TAGGAAAACATAAAGCATTTTGCGGTTATTGGCGTAAATACAGTGTTGCACTTCATCTTATGCCATGTATCCCAATATTTCGGATTGCGGCGTGATCGGTGACACGCGAACTGCCGCCCTGGTCAACTCGAACGGCTCGATCGATTATTGTTCGCTGCCCTATTTCGACTCACCAACCGTATTCGCGGCCCTGCTTGATGAACGAAAAGGCGGATATTTCAGTCTGAAACCCGCCGAAGCTTTTTCTTCCAGGCGAGAGTACCTGCCGGACACCTGCATCCTCTGCACTTCGTTTACGACCAGAAACGGCAAGGCGGCGCTCTACGACTTCATGCCGCATCAGGATGACAAGACTCGCGAGCGCACCCAGGGTATTCACCGCTGCATCCGCGTCGATGAGGGACGCGTGAAGTTCACGCTGACGCTCAAGCTGCTCACCTTTCAGCAGACCGGAGCCATCGTCGCCGCCGCCACCACCTCGCTGCCCGAAAGCATCGGCGGAAAACGCAACTGGGACTACCGCTTCACCTGGATCCGCAACGCCTCATTCACCCTCAAGGCGTTCTTCGCGCTCAGCCACACCAGCGAAGCGGACACGTTCATCCGGTGGCTGCACGACACCTACCGGAAAAACGGCAGCCGCGGATTCAGCCAGAAGCTGAACGCCTTCGTCCAGCGCTTCGACACGGAGATTCTCGACGCGAGCCTCCTGATCATGCCGCTCGTCGACTTTCTGCCCGTAACCGACCAACGCATCCAGGGCACAATCGAAGCCTGCCAGACGCATCTCATGGACAATGGATTCATCAGACGTTACCGTGCTGATGACGGACTCGAAGAAGATGAGGGGGGCTTTCTGCTCTGCAATTTCTGGATGATTGAGTGCCTCGCCTTGTCAGGAAAGAGCGCTGAAGCCGAAAAGCTGCTCGGTATAACGATGGCTGCGGCCAACGATCTCGGACTGTTTTCGGAAGAGTATGACCCATACAGCAGGGAGATGCTGGGCAACTTCCCACAGGCTTTCAGCCACATCGGCTACATCAACGCCGCCGCAACCCTGATCGACAGTAAACTGCCACTCGCGAATCCCTGATACATAAAATGGCCGGCATCCGCAGCTTATCCCCTGAACTTTGAGACTGATCTCGTCAGGAAAAGCTCGTATCGATGAGAACAGGGACTTCACCTTGACACAGAACCCTCCAACCCCGGAGCTGGTGTGTAAAGACCTCACTCACCGAGCTGTTGCTGTAACGCCAGCAGCTTTGCCTCGAGCGCTTCGAGCTTCGACTTCATTTCGCCAAGCCCCCGCACCTGCGCCTCCTGACGGAGCTGATCGCGCATCGGCTGTGCAGGCACGCCGCGGATCGCCAGCCCCGGTTCGAGAAATGATTTCGAAATCCCGGCCTTGGCCGCCACCGAAGTGCGATCGGCAAGTTCGAGATGGCCCGCGAATCCGGCCTGCCCGCCAATGAGGCACTGGCGGCCAATCTTGACGCTGCCTGAAATACCGGCCTGCGAGGCGATAACCGTGTCGCCGCCGATCCGGCAGTTGTGGGCGATCTGCACGAGGTTGTCGATCTTCGCCCCCTTTTCAATCACCGTCGCGCCCATGGTCGCGCGGTCGATGGTGGTGTTCGCGCCGATCTCGACATCGTCACCGATCTCGACCGTACCCATCTGCGGAATCTTGATATAGGAGCCATCCTTCTGCGGCGCGAAACCAAAGCCGTCCGCACCGACGACCGTACCGCTGTGAATCGTGACCCGGTCACCGATCACCGTACCGTCGTAAATCGTCACAAGCGGAAAGATCGTGCATCCGGAACCGACAGTCACGCCGTCCATAAGCACCGTGCCGGGGCCGATCACCGTACCGTCACCGATGACACAGTTCTCGCCAATGACAACATGCTCACCAAGAGAAACGTTCTCACCAAGACGAACAGAAGCGGCGACCGAGGCCGAAGCCGCGATGCCGGTATCCGCAATGCGGCGTTTGCCCGAGAAGTGCTGAAGAATGAACACAAAGGCGGTGTATGGATCCGCCACCTTCAGGAAACTGGTTCCGGGAGATGCGTCGTCAAGAGGAGCCTTCTGGCTAACAATAACAAGCGAAGCGCCGGTCTGGGCGATGTAACGGTAATACTTCTCATTGGCCACAAAACTGACATGGCCCGTCGAGGCCTCTTCGATTTTGGCTGGCCCTACTATTTCGATGTCACCCGTGCCAACCAGTTCGACCGGATCAAAATAACGTCCAAGAAAGGCTTTGATATCTGCAATCTTCATGATTTAGTCACCAGCAAGGTGAGGCAGAAAATTTCTTAAAAATTTTAATCCGTTTTGCTATATTCTGAATCCTTTTACCGTTCCGGTTGCGACAGCCGTGCTCCGTACCCGGTAAACGAAGATGGAACCATAATATAATTCGTTTCATCAGAAAAAGCAGTGAACGATGGAAACACCAATCAAAATTGTCGCTGGACGCAGCAATCCGG
The nucleotide sequence above comes from Chlorobaculum tepidum TLS. Encoded proteins:
- a CDS encoding glycoside hydrolase family 15 protein, which codes for MYPNISDCGVIGDTRTAALVNSNGSIDYCSLPYFDSPTVFAALLDERKGGYFSLKPAEAFSSRREYLPDTCILCTSFTTRNGKAALYDFMPHQDDKTRERTQGIHRCIRVDEGRVKFTLTLKLLTFQQTGAIVAAATTSLPESIGGKRNWDYRFTWIRNASFTLKAFFALSHTSEADTFIRWLHDTYRKNGSRGFSQKLNAFVQRFDTEILDASLLIMPLVDFLPVTDQRIQGTIEACQTHLMDNGFIRRYRADDGLEEDEGGFLLCNFWMIECLALSGKSAEAEKLLGITMAAANDLGLFSEEYDPYSREMLGNFPQAFSHIGYINAAATLIDSKLPLANP
- the lpxD gene encoding UDP-3-O-(3-hydroxymyristoyl)glucosamine N-acyltransferase encodes the protein MKIADIKAFLGRYFDPVELVGTGDIEIVGPAKIEEASTGHVSFVANEKYYRYIAQTGASLVIVSQKAPLDDASPGTSFLKVADPYTAFVFILQHFSGKRRIADTGIAASASVAASVRLGENVSLGEHVVIGENCVIGDGTVIGPGTVLMDGVTVGSGCTIFPLVTIYDGTVIGDRVTIHSGTVVGADGFGFAPQKDGSYIKIPQMGTVEIGDDVEIGANTTIDRATMGATVIEKGAKIDNLVQIAHNCRIGGDTVIASQAGISGSVKIGRQCLIGGQAGFAGHLELADRTSVAAKAGISKSFLEPGLAIRGVPAQPMRDQLRQEAQVRGLGEMKSKLEALEAKLLALQQQLGE